From one Brachypodium distachyon strain Bd21 chromosome 4, Brachypodium_distachyon_v3.0, whole genome shotgun sequence genomic stretch:
- the LOC100837437 gene encoding uncharacterized protein LOC100837437, which translates to MNRRGRRATPCRGHSPPYSRVVQSSDGTLLETDPLLGIVAAACTLFCAYDNFQVAFVLDACKGYQEWVTGVTQVVICIAFVVVKIHEFPAVQWPAPPPLPSTAFILPACPANSRICRDTAVIVIISYVLLLDISLGYIWLAVFPAVAIAFIYALCTKLCPPPPAPPAAAGCSELRPNSQDNGGIDRKTRKRALKAMAAAPFFALLLMAQLEDEAANTFAVSQFLLFLSTTLGALAYMMMRLPACGVAPASELLHKAFLLLFLVTAHAMAAEALGEEGMVMACAPELLPVVIWFGLHLDGNSSIISLDQMKRPGKYVLGVLAPVAVALLAYLATSMGESGLSRCTTILVSCGVSGLLTYYLAFMLRQWPGQQTAAGKIDDVAPAPVDISLPPKKKGGKGKSAAASSSGEAAQPEEQTVAASSSEDAVRLLELWAMFLLTVAAALLILQYVVARRLGLQESQLLDTFCRNFQRLCW; encoded by the exons ATGAAtcggcgaggaagacgagctacTCCTTGCCGCGGACACAGCCCGCCATACTCACGCGTTGTGCAATCCA GCGATGGCACGCTTTTGGAGACGGATCCGTTGCTAGGGATCGTCGCGGCGGCGTGCACTCTGTTCTGCGCCTACGACAACTTCCAAGTCGCGTTTGTACTGGACGCTTGCAAAGGATACCAGGAGTGGGTAACCGGTGTAACCCAGGTTGTAATCTGCATCGCCTTTGTGGTCGTCAAGATCCACGAATTCCCCGCGGTTCagtggccggcgccgccgccattgccgtcGACCGCGTTCATCCTCCCCGCATGCCCGGCCAACTCCCGGATCTGCCGAGACACGGCCGTCATCGTGATCATCTCCTACGTGCTGCTGCTCGACATTTCCCTGGGCTACATCTGGCTCGCCGTCTTCCCCGCGGTCGCCATCGCCTTCATATACGCGCTCTGCACCAAGCtctgccctcctcctcctgcgcctcctgcggcagctggatgcagcgaGCTTCGTCCCAACTCTCAAGACAATGGCGGCATCGACCGCAAGACCAGGAAGCGAGCTCTCAAGGCAATGGCAGCGGCGCCCTTCTTCGCGCTGCTGCTGATGGCGCAGCTCGAAGACGAAGCGGCCAACACGTTCGCAGTCTCCCagttcctcctcttcctcagcACCACGCTCGGCGCGCTGGCCTACATGATGATGAGGCTCCCGGCCTGCGGcgtggcgccggcgtcggagcTGCTGCACAAGGCCTTCCTGCTGCTATTCCTGGTGACGGCGCATGCCATGGCGGCCGAGGCGCTGGGCGAGGAGGGCATGGTCATGGCCTGcgcgccggagctcctccccgTGGTCATCTGGTTCGGCCTTCACCTCGATGGCAACAGCTCCATCATCAGCCTCGACCAGATGAAACGGCCAGGGAAATATGTGCTCGGCGTTCTCGCTCCAGTGGCCGTAGCTCTGCTAGCGTACCTGGCGACCTCCATGGGCGAATCTGGCCTCTCCAGGTGCACGACGATCTTGGTGTCCTGTGGCGTCTCAGGGCTTCTCACTTACTATCTCGCGTTCATGCTGCGTCAGTGGCCAGGGCAGCAGACTGCTGCTGGCAAGATCGACGATgtggctccggctccggttGACATAAGCCTTCCGCCtaagaagaaaggaggcaaGGGCAAGAGTGCCGCTGCCTCATCATCAGGGGAGGCTGCGCAGCCTGAAGAGCAAACTGTGGCCGCGTCGTCATCGGAGGATGCTGTGCGGCTCCTCGAGCTTTGGGCAATGTTTCTGCTCACAGTTGCGGCTGCATTGCTGATACTCCAATATGTGGTTGCTCGCCGGCTTGGCCTGCAAGAATCGCAGCTGCTTGACACTTTCTGCCGAAATTTCCAACGACTATGTTGGTAA